TTGGCACGTGGTCAGGTTCTCTTTCTAGCACTTCTTGAGGCTTGTAGTTGTGTTTCCATGTTCGCAATGCCCGCTCACTTCAGGCTCCCACCTCTCATCCCTGGGGTTAGTGGCACTGCCCTTGCCTCGTTCTAGAGTGGATGGAAGGATAGGTTATCCCTGGGAATTCTTTCAGGATCCGGTGACATTTGGTGACGTGGCACAGTACCCCCTCAAAGGGAGTGGCTGAGGCTGGATCCTGAGCAGAGGACACCGGCATATTGAAGGAATGTGACCTCTGTGGGTAAGGATGCCCCCAGCCCTTCCACAAGCTTTGCCACCAGCTTCGTGGTCCTACGAAGCTGGGAGTAGGATAAGGGGCACCTGGCATAGTGTTACACAAGCTCACCTTCCAGGGGCTTACGCTCCCCGGGAATGGGCCGTGAGGAAATACAGAGGGTCTGCTACACCCGACATCTCAAAGTAGCAGGTGTCCCTCCCGACTCCTAATGGCATGGAAAGAAGCCCCCTCAGTCTTTCATtgggaaagaaattagaacaaacTAGCCACtataattaaatactttttttaacatctttattggagtataattgctttacgatggtgtgttagtttctgctttataacggagtgaatcagttataccaatacatacatgtatccccatatctcttccctcgtgcgtccccctccctcccacccttcctatgcCACCTAATTGAACACTTTCTTAACCcacaaattatataaatttcatggCAACTTTACTGTAGTTTACCGTTGGGAGGGGTTGACGTAGCAAGCTCCTTTGCACCATCAGGGCCTGCACGTGGTGAGGTGGGGAGGCTTCTTCGGAGGAGAGACTGCCCGGGGTCAGCTTTGACAGTTATGGAAGAACCCCAAGTTCAATGTGCAGACCTTGAGGAGGGCggatgggggaaagggaggatCAGCTCCTCGGGAAGACAAACTGGCGCTCCACCCAGATGGGCCCACAGCTTGCTTCATCTGCAGCCCCTGGCAGGAGCCGACTGTTGGGAAAGGCATTTTAAATGGATGCATGGCTTGCCTAAGGGAACAGCCAACCCAGTCTTTGGGGATTGAAAGGCTCTCCCCTTCGGAGGCCCTGAACCATTCCTACCCCATCCCGATGTCATCTCTGGACGCTGCCATAGCTTGTTTCCTTTTCCGCAGGCAGGAGTTCCTGTTTTGAATCCTGACTTGGTCTCTCACCTGGTGCAGGTCAGACCCGTCCCCTCACGTGGACTGAGCTGAGCATTCAGGTGagtaaaaaagaaagctgaagaaatGTCAGGGCATCGTTGGGGTGGGAGTGGTGTGCCTGCCCCTCAGTCACCTTGACAGGGAGCATCCAGCAGTCAGGCCCTTATGCCCCCTCCATCTCCCGCGCTTGTTTCCAGCTGGGTGGGGAACCGCCATCCTGCCCCGGTGGCCTCCAGGCCCGATGCTGGGCAGCCGTCTGAGGAGGAAAGCGATTGTTGACAAAGGAGAGTaagctccttccttcctccctcctcggCAGAGTGCAGTgtcttgtggttttcatttcagaaaGCATCTGGGTGACCCAACCGCCGGGGATGGGTGAAGACGCCCAGTCGCAGGAGATGGCGTCCACGAGCCCCCCGACGGCCAGTGAGCGCAGCCCTGAGGTCAAACAGAACGGGGACtccgaggggaggggagggagccccCAGAATCTCCCTGTAGAACATCATTTTGCATGTAAAGAGTGTGGGGCTGCCTTTCGGCTTAAGGTCCTCCTCGTGCAGCACCAGCGAATTCACAGTGAGGCAAAGGGCTGGGAGTGCGGCGATTGCGGGCAGGTCTTTCGGGGGGTGTCTGAGTTCAACGAGCACCGGCAGAGCCACGTGGCGGCAGAGCCCCGGCCGGGCCCCAGCCGGGCCCTTGACGAGGCCGTGGAGAAGACAGAGCAGCTGGAGAGGGAGGCGAAGCCCTTCGAGTGTGAAGAATGTGGGAAGAGGTTCAAGAAGAACGCGGGCCTCAGTCAGCATCTGCGCGTCCACAGCCGGGAGAAGCCCTTTGACTGCGAGGAATGCGGGCGCTCCTTCAAAGTCCACACCCACCTCTTCCGCCACCAGAAGCTGCACGCTTCGGAGAAGCCCTTTGCCTGCAAGACGTGTAGCAGGGATTTCCTGGATCGCCAGGACTTTCTCCAGCACCAGCGGATGCACACCGGCCACCTGCCCTTCGACTGCGACGACTGCGGCAAGTCCTTCCGAGGGGTCAACGGCCTGGCCGAGCACCAGCGCATCCACAGCGGGGCCAAGCCCTACGGCTGCCCGCACTGCGGCAAGCTCTTCCGGAGGAGCTCGGAGCTCACCAAGCATCGGCGGATCCACACGGGCGAGAAGCCGTACGAGTGCAGCCAGTGCGGGAAGGCCTTCCGCCAGAGCTCCAGCCTCCTGGAGCACCAGCGCATCCACACCGGGGAGCGGCCGTACGCGTGTGGCGACTGCGGCAAGGCCTTCCGCGGGCCCTCCGACCTCATCAAACACCGGCGCATCCACAGCGGACTGAAACCCTACGAGTGCGACCATTGCGGGAAGGCCTTCCGCCGGAGCTCCGGCCTGAGTCGCCATCGGAGGACCCACAGCGGAGCAAGACGCTGCGAGTGCAGCGAGTGTGGCCGCGTGTTCAGGAGGCGGTCGGCGCTACAGAAGCATCAGCCCACCCACCGCGAGTAGGGAAGGCCCGCGGCCCCGCGGGGCCCCGGAGCGGGAGGGCAGAGTCAAAGGAGATGAACAGTTTTGTAGCgcttatatattttctcttcagaAAGGTTGAAACCGATTTATACTGCCACCAGCAATTTATAAGTGTTTGTGTTTCCCATCTCGCCTGTCGGGAGCAGCTTCTCCCATTTTGATTGAGTTTCGGCTGGTTCGTCTGGAATCGAGTACCTTCAAGGTATTTAAATGCACAGGCCTTGAACTGGAGAACGGGAGAAGAGAAACCCGCACGTGGGGGTGGAGCTCGGGATGCTTGGTCCTCTCCTGCAAGCTCCCCCttcaaggaaactgagacccagagctgTTCAATGATGGTGTCCACAGAATGTGATCCCGACTTTCCCCAACAGAAGATCGATAGCCCCAAACTTCTTTGGCCTActtgaatttataaatttttaggGCTGTAAATAGAATAGTCAAATGtcttataatatttaatttattaatttagttcTACATACATATTCTAAATCACATATTATAtagaataatatattaatttagaaAAGATTCCACTCCATGAGATCATTTTATCCTAATTCCCCGTATGCATTTCTAACCTCACCGTCTTCACCAACCTCAGAGGCCCTTTGGAGTCATCATTGTCAAAGCACACATCCAGTGACTTCCATCCATCCGAGCTATGTGCCACATAGCACTGTGACAGTCCCTGCACAAGGCTCTCACTAGAAATCGCCTCCCAAGCCATAAGGACAGGTTCATGTAACATTAGAATGATTGTTGTCGTTTTTTAATTTACTCTGTAGCTGTACCATGCAAGCACttaaggttttcctttttttaaatgacctttaAAAGGCTCTTTTAAAGCATCGAAGACTTGTCATTGTGAGGTCATACTCTTAAGAAGAAGTACTAAATCTGAGTTAAAtttcttttgtgtccttttttcTTAAACCAATTCAATCTGGTGACTCCCAGGCCTATCCAAAACTAGCGTCGACTGGGGTTTGTTTCAGGCCGATGGGTCTTGTCCTCAAGCAGCACTGTTTTGTTCAAAATCAGGTAGTTGAGAGAGCGTCCCCGTAATAACAGGGACGTCGCGAGGACTCAAGCGTAAGGTGACGCCTCCTTTTCGGGAACGCTAGCCTCTCATGGGGGGCCTAGATGGTACTTCTCCAGTCCTCCGTTtccacctctgtaaaatggggatggtcaCAGGACTACCTCCTAAGGTTATCGCAAAGTCTGCGATGCCGCGCCTGGCACGGAGGTACGCACTCAGTGAAGTCATCTGCCGTCATCACCATGGTTATCGCTGTTGTTCTATGACTCATTAGTACCCAAACTGAGGATGgacccaggcctcctgactcctagtctcatcttctttctctcaCGTGATGACTTAAAATACTGTTTCCGTTTTCTTGCATGCAGGGTACGTTCATCTCCTTTGACCAGTTACCAAGTTACCTTTGGACATATTGACTTTATACAGCAGTTCTTTCTGTATCGATTGTGATGAtctcttttccagttttattgctttgcctgTTTGTAgcagttttattacatttttgttgTGCAAGCTTTTGATTTTTTACGTATCCAAACAGTCATTGTTGTCAGTTAAGTCTTAACTTCCTTTGCTTCAGTAGTTAGAGATGAtgacattttcttctagaatttgaATTACAAACGAAGAGCTGAAAACCCTGCCCCACCCGAAGGTGGATGCTCCAGGTGGGCAGGCTGGATGGAAATGGGCCGGAGACACAGGCTCACTCCTCATCCAAGATGCAGACTCTGCATGTCTGTGGGCGGTACTTGACTATCCAACCTGGCCACTCAGGCACTCGAGAGGAATTTCCATCTCGGATTGGCCAGAACACTCTGGCTCTTCCTCAGTATAGCCCTAACCTTCAGCGGCAGGGCTGGGCCTCACCCAGATCAACGGGGTGGTCCGAACTTGGTCTCGGCAGCAGCTGGGAGCCTTGGCCACGCTCAGCGTGGATTCAGTGCCTGAGCAGCAGATCCATCCAAGAGACATCTAAAACACAAGAAAACTCACCCGACTGACGCTGTCACATGGATGGCATCCTCCTAGCGAGTGATTCTGGGACTAGAAGGAGGTCGGTTTGGTGGCTTCTGCTTTTGGCAGCTAGGCGGAAATTCACCCATGTGTTCGGACGTCACCTCCTGCAGCCACACCTAAGAGGGGCGACAGAGCAAAGGCTCGGAGACGAACCGTGCCCCACTGATGGccaccccaggcctgggctgTGACTTGTAACAGCCTTGCCCAGGAGGGGCAGTAAAACAAGGGTTTGGAGGGCAACGGTGCCCTTCTGACGACGGCCCACGTGGCATAAAAGTAGAAGTTGGTCATCCTGGGGCTGGCCTGTCACCTTCAGCAGCACGGGCTGGCCAGGAACCTGGCTCCTCCAGTGGCCTGCAGGGCCCACAGATAGAAGCTGGCCTCACCGGGGCTGTAGAGTTGACTTCCCAGCACCTGTGCCTGGGGTAGAGGCTGGGAAGCAGGGTCCCACAGTGACCCTTGTGACCTCAGCCGGAAGGTACTCTGGAATGGCCCCCAGGCCACGCCAGTGGCTCTCTGTGACGTCTCCATCCTGACCCCCGGGGCTGGAGAGAAGCTGACAGCACTTGTTGCATAGTGATTCTTTCTGCTCTGGGGGCCTCCGTTCTTGCAGTAGTTGTGAATCTGTGTGTGAAATCACTACTTCCTTCTCTCATGAGTTTTCGCTTTTCAAGCTGTTATGACCTATTTGCTACAACTGTCATTTGGTAAGGAATGTTGGCGTCCACGGCGGGGCAGGTCTGGCACCTTAACCTGGAAGTACCTTGCCGTGTCTTGCCCGGGTTTTATGAAGGATCCAGATGCAGTATTCACTCAGAACTCAGCGTCGCCGTCACCGCTGCACTTGTCCCCAGCCAGGACACGGCATCTTGGCATCCCGTCATGCCCTCCTTTCCTTTGTTCCATTCTTGGTTCTCTGATTTTCTCTCGAACAAACCGTCTGCCAGAGTGAACACGTCTTTTCCGTCACTCTGTTTGCAGGTGAAGTCCGTGCTCCCTCTGTGGCTTTAACGTGTGTCCTGTAGTTGCACCGAGTTCAAGTGTTTGCCTCTGGTCCCTGGGGGGTGGATTTCCTTGGACTCTCTAGGTCTACTGCTACGTCAGATGCAAAACGTGATCAGACTTGCTGTCGTGTGTGCTTGTCTATGCATTTGTGTATCtacctcatttcatttttctttctaatcacaCGTATTCCTTTTGCAAGGCAAATGGAGAGCAGGTGGGTTATATAGAATGCTGGCTCTCCTTCGAAATCGGCCCTTTTCTTATATTCTGAAAGAAACCCTCCATTGCTTTTATTAAAGTTTTGAATACTTGctgacattttcaaaagaaagtaaCTGTTTACCCCACCCGGTTACGGTGGGCGTCTGTCTCTCTCGCGTGGGGTTGCATTCCATTCCACGTGCCTGGGGCTCCAGCCCCATTGTGCGCCGTGTGGCCCCCACCCCGTCTAGGCCACATTAATTCAACCAGAACTGAGCACCTGACTCAAGGGCAGCAACCGGTCCACAGCGCGGGAGACATGGACCAGACCTTTCGGGTCCTCCAACTGTGAAGtacaaacaaagaaactgagagAGAAGTTTCTAGTTGGTGCTGGAAGAAAGAGGGAGCCACCTGGGATTTAGAGGAGTTGTCCCCACGGGCAGCACCGGCTTGAAGATCTGTGGGCTCCGGCTGGGCACCCCCAGAGCAGCCTCAACCCCAGCACCGCACGGGAGGCCTGACTGGGTTACCTTCTGGGATCTCTGGCAACTGCCCTCACTGGTCCACTTGTGTCCCTGCCATAGACTCCCTTGACCTAAGCCAGCTTGAGTGGGTCTCTGCTTTTTGCAGTCTGTCAAGAGCAATTGCATCGTCCCGTTTGGCTGCTTCTTGAGAAGAATCACACGGCTCGCTTTCCTCATGTCCCACCTGGCCCTCGTTCCTGGCCCAAGGCCCACCTGACCGTCGTAAACTTACCCGTTTTAAATGTGGTACTGTACTCTGTTTGCTAGGGTGGGTGCAAATCTATGCCTCCTAGTCTCAGTGAGTTTGACCACTGCTTTTCTGTCTGGGCACCGTTCCTGTACTGACCCCGTGTTTGCCCCAGGAAATGACTTTAAGTCACCGCCCACCCTGTTCTTTATTTTGGAAGTGTCTCGCTACTTGTAGCAAATCCGTCAGATTGGGGAATTGATCACTTCTGTATGACTAGTATACTTAACGTTGTGCAGTTCTCATTGCATCAGTTGggtgtttattttcaaaagtagaaATGGTCTCTTTAAACAAAAATGGCCTTCAGCATTACTTGCAGATCTGAGAACAGCTATGTCCTGCCCCAGTTTGTATTTTGGTTGTTGGCACTATTTTCTCACTCCTCCCCAGTCTCCTTAACTTGTCTGTTTTATGGCACTTACTATAATCAGCTTTGCACTAGAGCttctccctccccgccctccctcacccattagactgtgagctcttaGAAGACAGGGGTGACCCTTCGTGTCTGATTCCCCTTCCagatctagcacagtgccttgcatcGAGtagatttcaataaatatatgttcaatGGCATTGGTC
This window of the Physeter macrocephalus isolate SW-GA chromosome 21, ASM283717v5, whole genome shotgun sequence genome carries:
- the ZNF275 gene encoding zinc finger protein 275 — its product is MGEDAQSQEMASTSPPTASERSPEVKQNGDSEGRGGSPQNLPVEHHFACKECGAAFRLKVLLVQHQRIHSEAKGWECGDCGQVFRGVSEFNEHRQSHVAAEPRPGPSRALDEAVEKTEQLEREAKPFECEECGKRFKKNAGLSQHLRVHSREKPFDCEECGRSFKVHTHLFRHQKLHASEKPFACKTCSRDFLDRQDFLQHQRMHTGHLPFDCDDCGKSFRGVNGLAEHQRIHSGAKPYGCPHCGKLFRRSSELTKHRRIHTGEKPYECSQCGKAFRQSSSLLEHQRIHTGERPYACGDCGKAFRGPSDLIKHRRIHSGLKPYECDHCGKAFRRSSGLSRHRRTHSGARRCECSECGRVFRRRSALQKHQPTHRE